The following proteins are encoded in a genomic region of Parachlamydiales bacterium:
- the pdxH gene encoding pyridoxamine 5'-phosphate oxidase, with amino-acid sequence MAENYIFTFQDLRKEYGNRGLTRQDLLPSPFQLFNAWFLSAKESGAMEPNAFLLSTATNDGKPSCRALLMKHFDEDGLLFFTNYGSRKAYELDANPYAAITFWWGNIERQIRMEGTVKKTSREISEEYFAHRPRKSQLGAWASRQDMPVHAKSSLESAYSQAEKLYEGKDIPCPRHWGGYRFTPATFEFWQGSEARLHDRFLYLKEGGNWNITRLSP; translated from the coding sequence ATGGCAGAAAACTATATTTTTACATTTCAAGATTTACGCAAAGAATATGGAAATCGCGGATTGACTCGCCAAGATCTGCTGCCAAGTCCTTTTCAACTATTTAATGCCTGGTTCCTAAGTGCCAAAGAAAGCGGAGCCATGGAGCCTAATGCCTTCCTGCTATCGACTGCTACAAACGATGGTAAACCTTCCTGCAGAGCCCTATTAATGAAACATTTTGATGAAGACGGCCTTCTGTTTTTCACCAATTATGGGAGTAGAAAAGCCTATGAGCTGGATGCAAACCCTTATGCCGCGATCACATTTTGGTGGGGTAATATAGAAAGGCAGATACGGATGGAGGGAACTGTGAAGAAAACCTCTCGTGAAATTTCTGAAGAGTATTTCGCGCACAGACCGCGTAAAAGCCAATTAGGGGCGTGGGCATCACGCCAGGATATGCCGGTGCATGCCAAAAGCTCCCTTGAAAGTGCATACAGTCAAGCTGAAAAACTTTATGAGGGCAAGGATATTCCTTGTCCGCGGCATTGGGGTGGGTATCGTTTTACACCGGCTACTTTTGAATTTTGGCAGGGAAGTGAAGCACGCTTACACGATAGATTTTTATATCTCAAAGAGGGCGGCAATTGGAATATAACCCGACTGTCGCCTTAG